A window of Paenibacillus polygoni contains these coding sequences:
- a CDS encoding NUDIX hydrolase: MAFPTHIVSAGGIVEDGNGNILLVKAHDDGWVYPGGITEVGENLIDGVIREIKEESGIDATVSHVVSIVSNTAIHKWYDGVTDVPTKVMFDFVCKAVGGELATSNETSDCRWVPKENVLDFITLPGIRMRYEAYLNFNGSVNYMEYVTTTTSDCSIKLQRHV; this comes from the coding sequence ATGGCGTTTCCGACACATATTGTATCGGCTGGCGGAATTGTAGAAGATGGAAATGGAAATATCCTTTTAGTAAAAGCCCATGACGATGGCTGGGTGTATCCTGGTGGGATAACAGAAGTTGGAGAAAATCTGATAGATGGTGTGATTCGTGAAATCAAAGAGGAAAGTGGAATAGACGCGACGGTTAGCCATGTAGTTAGCATTGTTTCTAATACAGCAATCCATAAGTGGTATGACGGTGTGACAGATGTTCCTACCAAGGTGATGTTTGATTTCGTGTGCAAGGCCGTGGGTGGAGAGTTAGCTACTTCTAATGAAACGAGCGATTGCAGATGGGTTCCAAAGGAAAATGTTCTAGATTTCATTACTTTACCTGGTATCCGCATGCGTTATGAAGCTTATTTAAACTTTAACGGCTCTGTAAATTACATGGAGTATGTCACCACGACAACCTCAGATTGTAGTATCAAACTTCAAAGGCATGTTTAG
- a CDS encoding amidase family protein, with amino-acid sequence MVRMVQGEMAKVHETWFRQYENLYGSSVKAAITSGQAIPAEELEQLRNGQMKLRMELEKTKRKEGIDLWVTPAQGGAAPKGFEKTGWAGMTAIWSYAGLPTISIPIMKVDGMPLGFQCIGSHGNDEELLFWAKEIELAESPNEVSSAGTP; translated from the coding sequence ATGGTAAGAATGGTACAAGGCGAAATGGCAAAGGTTCACGAAACGTGGTTCCGTCAGTATGAGAATCTGTATGGTTCTTCAGTAAAAGCGGCAATCACAAGCGGGCAAGCCATACCAGCAGAGGAATTAGAACAACTCCGTAATGGACAGATGAAACTTAGAATGGAGCTTGAAAAGACCAAAAGAAAAGAAGGTATCGATTTGTGGGTTACACCAGCGCAAGGTGGAGCAGCGCCAAAAGGTTTTGAAAAAACCGGTTGGGCAGGAATGACAGCGATCTGGTCTTATGCAGGACTTCCAACGATCAGCATCCCGATAATGAAAGTTGACGGAATGCCATTAGGTTTTCAATGTATTGGCAGCCATGGGAACGATGAAGAACTATTATTTTGGGCAAAAGAAATAGAACTTGCTGAATCCCCAAATGAAGTGAGTAGTGCAGGAACTCCTTAG
- a CDS encoding sugar ABC transporter ATP-binding protein, translating into MSDATPLLQMTNIHKRFPGIKALTDVSLRLFPGEVHALMGENGAGKSTLIKVLTGVYSIDEGTVEMEGNRVNIHSPLESQGAGISTVYQEVNLCPNLTVAENIFIGREPRKLGRILWKEMNRKAEKLLKDRLNLDIDVDQPLYMYSVAVQQLIAIARALNISAKVLILDEPTSSLDKNEVEQLFIVLRKLKSDGLAILFVTHFLDQMYEISDRVTILRNGEFVGEYLAEELTRLDLVLKMIGKELNLLEELPVLTGTNKDKPSEELLRAEGLGRKGAIEPFNLTINEGEVVGLAGLLGSGRTEAARLLFGADKADTGKLKFADGGETIHSPRDAIHRQIAFCSENRKTEGIIGDLTIRENIVLALQAKQGWFKTISRKRQDEIVNEYIRILNINPPNPDHLIKNLSGGNQQKVLLARWLLTKPNLLILDEPTRGIDIGAKAEIQKLVLSLSREGMSFVFISSELEEVIRVSDRIAVLRDRHIVTEISDKDMNQHTIMQAIAGS; encoded by the coding sequence ATGAGTGATGCTACCCCCTTATTGCAAATGACCAACATACATAAACGCTTTCCAGGAATCAAAGCGCTTACCGATGTAAGTCTCCGCCTTTTTCCAGGAGAGGTTCATGCGCTGATGGGTGAGAATGGTGCTGGAAAATCCACGTTGATTAAAGTGCTGACCGGCGTGTACTCCATCGATGAGGGGACTGTAGAGATGGAAGGTAACCGAGTAAATATTCACAGTCCGTTAGAATCACAGGGGGCCGGAATCAGTACGGTGTATCAGGAAGTGAATCTATGTCCCAATCTAACAGTGGCTGAGAACATTTTTATTGGGAGAGAACCGCGTAAATTAGGCCGGATTTTATGGAAAGAAATGAACCGAAAGGCAGAGAAGCTGCTGAAAGATCGCCTGAATCTGGATATAGACGTAGATCAGCCTTTATACATGTATTCAGTGGCTGTTCAGCAGCTGATTGCGATTGCCAGAGCATTGAATATTTCTGCCAAAGTTCTGATCCTGGACGAACCAACCTCAAGTCTAGACAAAAATGAGGTCGAGCAATTATTCATTGTCTTGAGAAAGTTGAAAAGTGACGGCCTTGCTATTCTTTTTGTTACTCATTTCTTGGATCAAATGTATGAGATTTCGGACCGGGTAACTATTCTTAGGAATGGGGAATTTGTCGGTGAGTATTTAGCGGAAGAGTTAACCAGGCTTGATCTTGTTTTGAAGATGATCGGCAAAGAACTGAATTTGTTGGAAGAGCTGCCTGTTCTGACAGGAACGAATAAAGATAAACCGAGCGAGGAGCTGCTTAGAGCGGAGGGGCTTGGCCGAAAGGGCGCAATTGAGCCATTTAATCTGACGATCAATGAGGGAGAAGTAGTCGGCCTTGCAGGTCTTTTGGGTTCTGGACGCACTGAAGCAGCACGGTTACTGTTTGGAGCAGATAAGGCTGATACCGGTAAGCTGAAGTTTGCGGATGGAGGAGAAACTATACATTCCCCGCGTGATGCCATTCATCGGCAGATTGCCTTTTGTTCAGAGAATAGAAAGACAGAAGGCATTATCGGAGACCTTACGATCCGGGAAAACATTGTTCTGGCTTTGCAGGCTAAACAGGGCTGGTTCAAGACAATATCCCGCAAGCGGCAGGACGAGATTGTAAATGAATATATCCGCATTCTGAATATTAATCCACCTAATCCTGATCATCTGATCAAGAATTTAAGTGGAGGAAATCAGCAAAAAGTATTACTCGCCAGATGGCTTTTGACGAAGCCGAATTTGTTAATACTAGACGAACCGACACGAGGCATTGATATTGGTGCAAAAGCAGAAATTCAGAAGCTGGTATTGTCACTTTCACGTGAAGGAATGTCTTTTGTGTTTATTTCTTCAGAGCTCGAAGAGGTAATACGCGTCAGCGATCGAATCGCTGTGCTGCGTGACCGCCATATCGTAACGGAAATTTCAGATAAGGATATGAACCAGCATACAATCATGCAGGCGATAGCAGGGAGTTGA
- a CDS encoding histidine phosphatase family protein — translation MTIYFVRHGADDEGYRGGWSQRGLNVEGYRQSEKLGSYLKENQSSYQVHRVVSSDLQRALDTANEIAKNLNISVESNSEWRETNNGVIAGMPNEIVNERFPGLYFSSLRMEERYPGGESPREFYQRIKETFRKLCEEQLTNDHLENVFIVTHGGVINVVYHIIKNLEWTNKNKSYPASNTGIHKVEYSNGQWNVTVKNFLEHL, via the coding sequence ATGACTATTTATTTTGTAAGACATGGGGCGGACGATGAAGGATATCGCGGAGGCTGGAGTCAAAGAGGACTTAATGTGGAAGGATATCGGCAATCAGAAAAGTTAGGTTCTTATCTAAAAGAAAACCAGAGTTCATACCAAGTACATCGGGTCGTGAGCAGCGACTTACAGCGGGCACTCGATACAGCGAATGAGATCGCTAAAAATTTGAATATATCTGTTGAAAGTAACAGCGAGTGGAGAGAAACGAATAATGGTGTCATTGCGGGAATGCCTAATGAAATTGTGAATGAACGATTCCCAGGGCTGTATTTCTCGAGTTTACGAATGGAAGAGAGGTACCCTGGAGGGGAGAGTCCTAGGGAGTTTTACCAGCGGATAAAAGAAACATTTAGAAAGTTATGCGAAGAGCAATTAACGAACGACCATCTTGAGAACGTATTCATTGTTACTCATGGCGGAGTGATTAATGTCGTCTACCATATTATAAAAAATCTAGAATGGACAAATAAGAACAAATCATACCCAGCTTCCAATACTGGCATTCATAAAGTGGAATATTCAAATGGACAGTGGAATGTAACCGTTAAGAATTTTTTGGAGCATTTATAA
- a CDS encoding ABC transporter permease, translating into MKTIYKHHLFWPLCVLAALMLFNFIYSPDFFSITLQNGHLYGSLIDILNFGAPLILVAIGMTLVVATRGIDLSVGSIVAISGAISCLSISKASDQNMLSLILLSVLMSVGLSLILGIWNGVLVSAVGIQPIIATLILMVAGRGIAQLITGGQIITVTSEKYSYIGSGSLATLPFSIFVVATVLLIAALLTRKTALGMFIESVGCNPVASLMSGIRAHSVIISVYMFCGLCAGIAGLLLSSNVSSADGNNAGLWYELDAILAVVIGGTSLNGGRFYLLGTVVGALIIQTLTTTIYMIGVPPEITLVVKAFVVLMVCLVQSPAFRSAIALRWKTRHYPGEKEISRHVS; encoded by the coding sequence ATGAAAACCATTTATAAACATCATTTATTCTGGCCGCTGTGCGTACTGGCTGCACTGATGTTATTTAATTTTATTTATTCACCTGATTTCTTCTCAATTACGCTGCAAAATGGACATTTATACGGTAGTCTGATCGATATTCTCAACTTTGGAGCCCCTCTGATCTTGGTAGCGATTGGAATGACGCTTGTAGTGGCTACGAGAGGGATTGATTTGTCTGTTGGATCGATTGTGGCGATATCAGGTGCTATTTCCTGTCTTTCTATCAGTAAAGCTTCGGATCAGAATATGCTCTCCTTGATCCTGTTGTCGGTGCTTATGTCAGTGGGACTATCTCTTATTCTAGGTATATGGAATGGGGTACTGGTATCCGCTGTTGGAATTCAGCCGATCATTGCGACTTTGATTCTTATGGTGGCTGGGCGGGGAATAGCTCAACTCATTACGGGAGGGCAGATTATCACCGTAACAAGTGAAAAATACTCTTACATCGGTTCCGGTTCCCTTGCTACTTTACCATTCTCCATCTTTGTAGTTGCTACTGTTCTCCTGATTGCAGCACTGCTCACACGTAAGACTGCACTTGGGATGTTCATCGAATCGGTGGGCTGTAACCCCGTTGCGAGTCTGATGTCTGGTATTCGAGCCCACTCGGTTATCATATCTGTTTATATGTTCTGCGGATTGTGTGCCGGCATAGCTGGATTGCTGTTAAGTTCAAACGTATCGAGCGCAGATGGCAACAACGCTGGATTATGGTATGAACTTGATGCAATTCTCGCAGTCGTAATCGGCGGAACTTCACTTAACGGAGGACGATTCTATTTGCTCGGAACGGTTGTAGGTGCCTTGATTATTCAAACGCTGACTACAACGATCTACATGATAGGCGTTCCGCCGGAGATTACGTTAGTTGTGAAAGCTTTCGTAGTTCTTATGGTCTGTTTAGTCCAGTCACCTGCTTTCCGATCCGCCATTGCCTTGCGCTGGAAAACGCGGCATTATCCAGGAGAGAAGGAGATTTCACGCCATGTATCTTAA
- a CDS encoding ABC transporter substrate-binding protein, producing MKRFGKISLVLSLTLSMLMLGACSSNNSGGAGEENAGGNSGTKSTKSITLGFSQVGAESGWRSANTKSIQDSAKEAGYTLKFSDAQQKQENQIKALRSFIQQKVDVISFSPVVESGWDTVLKEAKDAGIPVILTDRAVDSKDTSLYVTFLGSDFVEEGRKAGQWLTEQYKDAAEDINIVELQGTTGSAPANDRMQGFKEVISSNPNLKIIASQTGDFTRAKGKEVMQAFLKAHKDIDVLYAHNDDMALGAIQAIEAAGLKPGEDIIIISVDAVKDGMQAASEGKINFIVECNPLLGPQLMKVVQDVVDGKSVEARIVTEETTFTSEQAKEALPNRQY from the coding sequence ATGAAGAGATTTGGAAAAATAAGTTTGGTGTTATCGTTAACCTTGTCCATGTTGATGCTTGGAGCTTGCAGCAGTAATAACAGCGGAGGTGCTGGAGAGGAGAACGCTGGTGGCAATTCCGGAACCAAATCAACGAAAAGCATCACGCTCGGTTTCTCTCAAGTTGGAGCAGAAAGCGGCTGGCGCAGTGCAAACACAAAATCAATTCAGGATTCTGCGAAAGAGGCAGGATACACCTTAAAGTTCTCGGATGCACAGCAGAAACAGGAGAACCAAATCAAAGCTCTCCGTTCATTCATCCAGCAAAAAGTGGATGTCATTTCTTTCTCACCCGTCGTGGAATCCGGGTGGGATACAGTACTTAAAGAAGCCAAAGATGCAGGAATTCCCGTCATCTTAACTGACCGGGCAGTCGATTCAAAGGATACTTCGCTGTATGTTACATTCCTCGGATCAGATTTTGTTGAAGAGGGACGGAAAGCTGGTCAATGGCTGACTGAACAATATAAGGACGCAGCTGAAGATATTAATATCGTTGAACTGCAAGGAACAACAGGTTCTGCTCCTGCAAATGACCGGATGCAAGGATTCAAAGAAGTGATCTCGAGCAATCCGAATCTTAAGATCATTGCTTCGCAAACGGGCGATTTTACACGGGCTAAGGGGAAAGAAGTTATGCAAGCTTTTCTGAAAGCCCATAAAGATATTGATGTTTTATATGCACATAACGATGATATGGCGCTTGGTGCCATTCAAGCTATTGAAGCTGCAGGTCTAAAGCCTGGGGAAGATATTATAATTATCTCAGTTGATGCGGTTAAGGACGGAATGCAGGCTGCCAGTGAAGGAAAAATCAACTTCATCGTTGAGTGTAACCCGTTGCTCGGTCCTCAGTTAATGAAGGTGGTTCAAGATGTGGTCGATGGTAAATCAGTTGAAGCCCGTATTGTAACGGAAGAAACGACGTTTACCTCTGAACAAGCGAAGGAAGCTCTGCCGAACCGTCAATATTAA
- a CDS encoding ABC transporter substrate-binding protein — translation MAKWLTCLIFLLLTGCFQTGDRIAQPSIAPAEIPTNINHPSAELPAAKPIVIGFSQLGSESTWRAANTNSIKAAAREAGITLIMKNAQQSQENQVEAIRSFIESKVDIIAIAPVVQTGWDDILREAKQAGIPVIILDRAVNVKDHSLYVTCIGSDFFEEGVKAAKYMLDKMRNYSGRIKIAELQGTTGSTPSIDRGRGFREMIKGQDAFKITLTESADFTTAGGYKVMREFLRLPDEEWPQVLFSHNDDMAIGAVKAIQEAGLKPGTDLIIISVDGTRRAFEQMIAGNINAVVECNPFLGPLLMQAAQEIMSGRTLPKRMVPPEDIFPQELAAMEVGNRTY, via the coding sequence TTGGCGAAATGGCTGACATGCCTCATTTTTTTGTTGTTAACGGGTTGTTTTCAAACAGGAGATAGGATAGCCCAGCCTTCAATTGCCCCAGCGGAAATTCCGACAAATATTAATCATCCATCTGCAGAGCTGCCTGCAGCCAAACCCATTGTCATTGGTTTCTCCCAGTTAGGTTCAGAGAGTACCTGGAGAGCTGCAAATACGAATTCGATCAAAGCGGCAGCCCGTGAGGCTGGTATCACATTAATTATGAAAAATGCGCAGCAATCTCAAGAAAACCAGGTGGAAGCAATCCGTTCGTTTATAGAGAGCAAAGTAGATATCATCGCAATCGCGCCTGTCGTACAGACGGGTTGGGATGATATTCTCAGGGAAGCCAAACAGGCAGGTATTCCTGTCATCATTCTTGATCGCGCTGTTAATGTGAAAGACCACTCGCTATATGTAACCTGCATTGGTTCCGATTTTTTTGAAGAAGGGGTAAAAGCCGCTAAATATATGCTGGACAAAATGCGTAACTATTCAGGACGAATAAAAATTGCCGAACTCCAGGGTACAACGGGGTCAACACCTTCGATTGACCGTGGACGTGGGTTTCGGGAAATGATCAAAGGGCAGGATGCCTTTAAAATTACGCTGACCGAGTCTGCAGATTTTACAACGGCAGGGGGATATAAAGTCATGCGGGAATTTCTGAGGCTGCCTGATGAAGAATGGCCGCAAGTGTTATTTTCCCATAATGATGACATGGCTATTGGCGCAGTAAAAGCGATCCAGGAAGCTGGGCTGAAACCAGGCACAGATCTTATTATTATTTCAGTTGATGGAACGCGGCGGGCTTTTGAACAAATGATTGCTGGAAATATAAATGCAGTTGTTGAATGCAATCCATTTCTTGGTCCTTTATTGATGCAGGCTGCCCAAGAGATTATGTCGGGACGGACTCTTCCAAAACGGATGGTACCTCCGGAGGATATTTTCCCTCAGGAACTGGCGGCAATGGAAGTAGGGAATCGTACATATTAA
- a CDS encoding sensor histidine kinase translates to MRMKRWISSSLRTKLLALFIVLTTIPLMTVGMISYQKSYHSVASHSKASTMLQAEMLGTNIDNLFIDTERLLELSNNPKVIHFLLSPSETYKEAKDILRTFSLYRDTYKYESVLNISLINLYGKGISERRGIFQSNTNPLRNQHFQKLAENPDSVLRIPSAQMNNLDQIDGFAYEDRGVISIMAAVKQKITHEVIGFIIVDLDDSFIKTFCDQVKIGKTGFFYILDQHNNPIFVPPIENDDKNIIQNTPLPFPDQSSKDGYVLRTGGKPRFIVHTASLATGWTIIGIAPLQEIVAEANSIRQLIILSVVLSIIFAITLHYLLTKRLTRPIQLLQHKMRLTASGYLEAKVKPVGTDEIADLGQSFNIMVEKIKELLEQSIRKQQQLQKAELRTLQAQINPHFLYNTLDSIIWMAEAGKNDGVIQLVKALSDLFRISLNKGRDWVMIRTELAHANSYLIIQQMRYRDILDYRIDIDPELLDYPILNMTLQPLIENALYHGIKNKRGKGLIVIGGYLELSAVILTITDNGIGIPPDRLAMLRHQLEQPLQSEEEEPAEGGFGLQNVHQRLRLYFGCEYGVELESIAGAGTTIFVRIPKNKNRGN, encoded by the coding sequence ATGAGGATGAAGCGATGGATTTCGTCAAGCCTACGGACAAAACTGCTGGCCTTGTTTATTGTCCTCACCACCATACCGCTAATGACGGTGGGAATGATTTCATATCAGAAATCCTACCATTCAGTTGCAAGCCACAGTAAGGCATCCACTATGCTCCAAGCTGAAATGCTAGGGACTAATATCGATAATTTGTTTATAGATACGGAGAGGCTTCTTGAACTAAGCAATAACCCCAAGGTTATCCATTTTCTTCTATCACCGTCGGAGACTTATAAGGAAGCCAAAGATATTCTTCGGACTTTTTCTCTTTACCGAGACACATACAAATATGAAAGCGTACTCAATATTAGCTTGATTAATCTCTATGGAAAAGGAATCAGCGAACGCCGAGGGATTTTTCAGTCCAATACGAATCCACTGCGGAATCAACATTTTCAGAAGCTTGCTGAGAACCCTGATTCCGTGCTGCGAATTCCATCCGCGCAAATGAACAACCTTGATCAAATCGATGGTTTTGCTTATGAAGATCGGGGAGTTATTTCGATTATGGCAGCAGTTAAGCAAAAAATTACCCATGAAGTCATTGGGTTTATTATCGTGGATTTAGACGATTCGTTTATTAAGACATTCTGTGATCAGGTGAAGATCGGCAAGACGGGTTTTTTTTATATTCTGGATCAGCATAACAATCCGATTTTTGTCCCTCCCATAGAGAACGATGACAAAAACATCATTCAAAATACGCCCCTTCCTTTTCCCGATCAGTCTAGTAAAGACGGATATGTACTGCGAACGGGCGGTAAGCCGCGTTTTATCGTACATACGGCTTCTCTTGCTACAGGCTGGACGATTATCGGTATCGCTCCGCTGCAAGAGATCGTTGCCGAAGCTAACAGCATCAGGCAGCTGATCATACTTAGCGTAGTGCTCAGTATCATATTTGCAATTACGCTTCATTACTTGCTGACCAAGCGGCTAACCCGGCCTATCCAGCTTCTTCAACATAAAATGAGGCTTACTGCAAGCGGTTATCTTGAAGCTAAAGTTAAACCGGTTGGAACAGATGAAATTGCGGATCTTGGGCAAAGCTTCAATATCATGGTAGAGAAGATAAAAGAACTTTTGGAACAAAGTATACGGAAACAACAGCAGCTGCAAAAAGCAGAACTGCGAACACTGCAAGCTCAAATCAATCCCCACTTTTTATACAACACACTGGATTCAATTATCTGGATGGCCGAAGCGGGCAAAAACGATGGAGTAATCCAGCTGGTGAAAGCTTTATCTGACCTATTCAGGATCAGCTTAAATAAAGGCCGAGACTGGGTAATGATTCGCACTGAATTAGCTCACGCTAACAGCTACCTGATTATTCAACAGATGAGATACAGGGATATACTCGACTATCGGATCGACATCGATCCTGAACTTTTAGATTATCCAATTTTAAACATGACTCTTCAGCCGCTGATAGAAAATGCCTTGTATCATGGAATTAAAAATAAAAGAGGAAAAGGCCTTATTGTCATTGGAGGTTATTTGGAATTATCAGCCGTTATTCTTACTATTACTGACAATGGGATAGGAATTCCACCAGATCGACTAGCAATGCTAAGACATCAGCTCGAACAACCCCTTCAGTCTGAGGAAGAAGAACCCGCCGAAGGAGGGTTCGGACTGCAAAATGTACATCAGCGGCTACGACTTTATTTTGGCTGTGAATACGGGGTTGAACTTGAAAGTATCGCAGGTGCCGGTACGACCATATTTGTACGAATACCTAAAAATAAGAACAGGGGGAACTGA
- a CDS encoding DUF3221 domain-containing protein: MRKLVLGLALVLALCILSGCKASPEATKGDYIISKEDQKILVAKNITQKDSDSKTFTELKKNNIELINYIVEDAQLYNELEIGEKVNVTPKTNDKGEYAVMQSDPPQIIAGQIERLKD; the protein is encoded by the coding sequence ATGAGAAAGTTGGTTTTAGGACTTGCCTTGGTACTTGCCCTATGTATACTTAGCGGTTGCAAAGCGTCGCCCGAAGCCACTAAGGGGGATTATATTATTTCGAAGGAAGACCAAAAAATCTTAGTAGCGAAGAATATTACACAGAAAGATTCTGATAGTAAGACCTTTACTGAGCTCAAAAAGAATAATATCGAATTAATCAATTATATTGTCGAGGATGCCCAGCTATATAACGAGCTTGAGATAGGTGAAAAAGTCAATGTAACCCCAAAGACGAATGACAAAGGTGAATATGCTGTAATGCAGTCCGATCCCCCGCAAATTATAGCTGGTCAGATAGAAAGACTTAAGGACTGA
- the yjfF gene encoding galactofuranose ABC transporter, permease protein YjfF, whose translation MYLKSKYIPIIVTITLFLIMFVAGSFLYTGFFSLQVLLNLFVDNAFLLITAVGMSFVILSGGIDLSVGSMIALTTMVSASLIQQQGWSPAIVIPLVLVMGALFGSGMGAIIHYFKIQPFIVTLAGMFLARGLCYVISIDTITIDNAFYTTVAQTKITLPGGSFISISAIIALIVTAAAIFIAHYTRFGRNVYALGGNEQSALLMGLPVARTKVLVYTFSGFCSALAGVVFTFYMLSGYGLHAVGFELDTIAAVVIGGILLTGGVGYVLGTFFGVLIQGVIQTLISFDGTLSSWWTKIVIGLLLFVFILFQRILSERRAVLKQ comes from the coding sequence ATGTATCTTAAAAGCAAATACATTCCGATTATAGTAACGATAACGCTGTTTCTGATCATGTTCGTTGCAGGATCTTTTCTATATACTGGCTTTTTCTCTCTGCAAGTGCTGTTGAATCTATTCGTAGATAATGCTTTTCTGCTGATCACGGCTGTTGGTATGTCCTTTGTCATCCTCTCGGGTGGGATTGATTTGTCTGTCGGTTCAATGATTGCGCTCACAACAATGGTGTCAGCGAGCTTAATTCAGCAGCAGGGGTGGTCTCCAGCAATCGTTATCCCGCTAGTACTGGTTATGGGTGCCTTATTCGGTTCCGGAATGGGAGCTATTATTCATTATTTTAAAATTCAACCGTTTATTGTGACTTTAGCAGGGATGTTCTTGGCTCGCGGATTATGCTATGTAATCAGTATTGATACGATCACAATTGATAATGCCTTCTATACCACGGTTGCTCAGACGAAAATCACACTCCCAGGGGGAAGCTTTATTTCCATTAGCGCTATTATTGCTTTGATTGTTACAGCCGCTGCAATCTTCATTGCACACTATACTCGGTTTGGCCGCAATGTGTACGCTCTTGGAGGAAACGAGCAATCAGCACTCCTCATGGGGCTTCCGGTAGCACGAACGAAAGTACTGGTCTACACGTTTAGCGGATTCTGTTCTGCATTAGCCGGAGTTGTGTTTACGTTCTATATGTTGTCAGGATATGGGCTGCATGCCGTGGGCTTTGAGCTGGACACCATTGCAGCGGTCGTCATTGGTGGGATTTTACTTACTGGAGGGGTCGGTTATGTCCTGGGAACTTTCTTTGGTGTTCTGATTCAGGGAGTAATCCAAACCCTCATTAGCTTTGATGGCACACTCAGCTCATGGTGGACGAAAATCGTTATCGGCTTGCTTCTTTTCGTCTTTATTCTGTTTCAGCGAATACTCAGTGAAAGACGTGCGGTGTTAAAGCAGTAA
- a CDS encoding amidase family protein encodes MFLNRATLADRSEFSLTDHLTNCDERYSTIEPYVKAFIPEDDLNNRLKRDFSSLLEKFPNEKPPFFGVPFAIKDLIHVNGFPTRAGSELPDNVLTTKEGSFISNLRSMGTIFAGKTITEEFAYHSIIPTRNPHNVEHTAGGSSAGSAASVASGICPIAVGTQTLRSVVAPASFCGVVGFKPSYARIALDGVILLSPSFDTIGFFTQDTNSMIYACSHFIPNWRSFQSDKRPVLGIPKGTFMNLMFDDVKRAFENQLKTLEDSGYTIRFVDMPGMKI; translated from the coding sequence ATGTTTCTTAATAGAGCAACATTAGCAGATAGAAGTGAATTTTCGTTAACAGATCACTTAACAAATTGTGATGAACGCTACTCTACTATAGAACCCTATGTAAAAGCTTTTATTCCTGAAGATGATCTAAATAATCGATTAAAGAGAGATTTCAGTAGTTTATTAGAAAAGTTTCCCAATGAAAAACCTCCATTTTTCGGTGTTCCTTTCGCTATTAAAGATTTAATTCATGTTAATGGATTTCCAACTAGAGCCGGTTCTGAGCTTCCTGATAACGTTTTGACGACTAAGGAAGGGTCCTTTATTTCGAATCTTCGATCAATGGGTACGATATTTGCAGGAAAAACAATTACCGAAGAGTTTGCTTACCATAGCATAATCCCTACTCGCAATCCTCATAACGTGGAACATACAGCTGGCGGTTCAAGCGCTGGGTCTGCTGCGTCCGTTGCCTCTGGTATATGTCCCATAGCGGTCGGAACTCAGACCCTTCGTTCCGTCGTTGCCCCAGCATCATTTTGCGGTGTTGTTGGATTTAAACCGAGCTATGCTCGTATTGCACTTGACGGAGTTATCTTATTATCTCCCTCATTTGATACCATCGGATTTTTCACACAGGATACCAACAGCATGATCTATGCATGTTCTCATTTCATTCCTAACTGGCGCTCCTTTCAATCAGATAAAAGACCTGTTCTTGGCATTCCAAAGGGTACTTTCATGAATCTTATGTTCGATGATGTTAAACGTGCTTTTGAGAATCAGCTTAAAACATTAGAAGATAGTGGATACACCATTCGTTTTGTCGATATGCCTGGGATGAAGATTTAA